The nucleotide sequence GAAAATTATTAAATTGTAAGTAATGGTTTTTCTGACTTAAAAATAGTGTCTTTTTAGTTTTTATGTTTATTCTTAACTTATAGAGGTTGCTTATGACTGATACTTTAACTTTAAAAGAGGGAGATATTGAAACTACTGCTTTTGATAATAGCAATTTTACTAGAGTATTACACGATGGAGAATGGTGGTACGTAATAACAGAAGTAATAGCTTTTCTGACAGGTAGTAAGAACCCATCTGACTATCTAAAAAAGATAAAAAGCAGAGATATAGGGCTCTCTGAAGGATGGGGACAATTTGTCACCCCCCTTGAAATTAAAACAAAAGGTGGTAAACAGAATGTTAATTGTACAAATGTTGAGGGGTTATTTCGTATTTTGCAGTCTATTCCTTCCAAAAGAGTTGAACAATTTAAACGCTGGCTTGCAAAAGTTGGATATGAAAGGCTATAAGAATATGAAAACCCTGAACTTGCACTCAAACGAATCTATGCCGATTATGCTGCAAAAGGGTACCCTCAGGAATGGATACAAAAGAGAATAGAGTCGATAGCTGTCAGAAATCAACTAACAAAAGAATGGGGTAACAGAAATATATCTGACCACAATAATAAGCATATTGAAGGTAGAGAATACGCAATATTGACAGACGTAATTTCTGAGGGAACGTTTGGAGTAAAAACAAAGCACCATAAGGAAATAAAAGGCTTGAGGAAACAACCACTAAGAGACCATATGACACCAATTGAATTAATTTTTAACATGC is from Wolbachia endosymbiont (group B) of Hofmannophila pseudospretella and encodes:
- a CDS encoding Bro-N domain-containing protein; translated protein: MTDTLTLKEGDIETTAFDNSNFTRVLHDGEWWYVITEVIAFLTGSKNPSDYLKKIKSRDIGLSEGWGQFVTPLEIKTKGGKQNVNCTNVEGLFRILQSIPSKRVEQFKRWLAKVGYERL